DNA from Candidatus Methylomirabilis tolerans:
CTCCTGGCCGACCGCCTCGGCCGCAAGATCCCCGGACAGGCCATGCAGGTAGACCGCGGCCTTAGCCGCAAGGTCGGCGCTCACGCCTTGGGCGACGAGACCGGCAATCAGACCGGTCAGCACGTCACCGGTCCCGCCCGTGGCCATCCCCGCGTTCCCCGTCATATTGATCGCCACCTGCCCTTCCGGATTCGCAATCAGGGTACGGGCGCCCTTCAACACCAGATAAACGCCAAAACTCGCTGCGACCTTTTGCGCAATCGGAATCCGATGCCGGACCACCTCATCCCGATCGATGCCGAGCAGACGGGCGAGTTCTCCGGGGTGGGGGGTGAGGATCGGCGGGAGCGCAACATCGCGCAGCGTTTCCAGGTTCGGTCCAAGCGCATTGATTCCATCGGCATCCACTACAATCTGCGCCTTGACGGTCTTCACGACTGCCCGGACCAGCTCGGCGGTTTCTGGATGGATCGACAGGCCGGGACCGATCGCAATAACCCGTTTGCCCTGCATCAGATCCAAGACCCTCTCCAAAGCGGCGTGAGCAACCGTACGCTCCCTCGTCTCATGGAGCGGCTCGGTCATCACTTCCGTCAGCTTGGCCTCCATGGCGTCGTTCAAACTCTCCGGCAACGCGAGCGTCACCAACCCTGCGCCGATTCGAAGGGCCGAGAGCGCGCACATCGCCGCTGCTCCGGTCTTGCCTGGCGAGCCGGCCAGGACCAGGGCATGACCATAGGTCCCCTTGTGGGCATTCGGGTCACGCGGCGGCAGCACGCTCACCAGATCCTCAGCCTGCACAAGCGAGACATCGAGAAGCGAATCGGTGAGCAGTGGCCTTGGCAGGCCGATATCCACCGTCACGACCCGACCGGCGCAAGCGGCCGCCGGATAGAGGATGAGACCCCGCTTCGGCAGACCAAAGGTGACGGTAAGCGCCGCGTTGATGCTCGGTCCGGGGATGACCCCTTCATCACTGTGCAGGCCGGAGGGAATGTCGAGGGCCACAATCGGCCTGCCGGACCGGTTGAGCAGTTCGATGGCTTCGCCGAAGATGCCTTTCGCCGGCCCGGTCGTCCCGGTTCCCAGGATAGCGTCCACAACGATGTCGGCTCGTTCAATCGCCATCCGGCTCGCCTCCAGCGTCTGGCTGGTCGTCATCTCATGGATCGGCACGCCTACGTGTCGAATAATCTCCAGATTCGTCCTGGCATCCCCCTGAATCTCCGTCTGCCGGGCCAGCAGAAATACTTCAACCGCAGTTCCGCGATTACAGAGATGCCGCGCCACAACAAACCCATCACCGCCGTTATTACCCTTGCCACAGACCACGGCGATACGACCTCGCGTCAAATGCGGGAACGCGCGCTCCAGCTCGAGGACCGCCTGCAATCCGGCATTCTCCATCAGCAACAGCGATGGGATACCGTACTCCTCCGTCGCCCGTCGATCAAGCTCCCGCATCTGACCCGCTGTCACCACGCTCACGGCCATCGTCCCCTCCTATGGGTCTATCGCGTCGTTCGCAATAGACGCAATAGACGCCGCACGCAAGACGCTAATTGCCGTCGGTGGCCACAACGTAGGCCATCGCATAGTCGCCATCGTGCGTGAGACTGACCAGCATCTGCGTAATCCCAAGGTGGGCCGCAACGTCACGGGCGCGGCCGGAAAGAACCAGGCCGGATGCCTCACGCCCGCCGCCCACGACCTGCACATCCTGCCATCCCACTCCCTGCCCCCATCCGGTGCGAAGCGCCTTGAAGGCCGCCTCCTTTGCCGCAAATCGGGCCGCGAGGTGCCGCCCAGGCGATCGGTAGCTTCTCAAGCGCCCCAGTTCCGTCGCCGTGAAAAGGCGATCGAGCAGGCGATCACCATAGCGCGCCACGGCTCGCTCGAATCGTCCGACCTGCACAGCATCAATCCCGATCCCGATTACCATCGTCGTTCCTCGCCAGAGGACAGGGTATGGGGTATGGGGTGGAGGGTGTAGGGGTGAGACAGGAAGCCTACGTTCAATGCCCTGTCCCCATCGCCGCGAGCATCTCGCGAACCGCCTGCTCCAGGCCTACAAGAACAGCCCTGGCGACAATGCTGTGGCCGATGCTCAGCTCCTCTACCTCTGGAATGGCTGCTACCGGCCCGACATTGCGATAGTCCAGGCCATGCCCGGCATTGATCCGAAG
Protein-coding regions in this window:
- a CDS encoding NAD(P)H-hydrate dehydratase; amino-acid sequence: MAVSVVTAGQMRELDRRATEEYGIPSLLLMENAGLQAVLELERAFPHLTRGRIAVVCGKGNNGGDGFVVARHLCNRGTAVEVFLLARQTEIQGDARTNLEIIRHVGVPIHEMTTSQTLEASRMAIERADIVVDAILGTGTTGPAKGIFGEAIELLNRSGRPIVALDIPSGLHSDEGVIPGPSINAALTVTFGLPKRGLILYPAAACAGRVVTVDIGLPRPLLTDSLLDVSLVQAEDLVSVLPPRDPNAHKGTYGHALVLAGSPGKTGAAAMCALSALRIGAGLVTLALPESLNDAMEAKLTEVMTEPLHETRERTVAHAALERVLDLMQGKRVIAIGPGLSIHPETAELVRAVVKTVKAQIVVDADGINALGPNLETLRDVALPPILTPHPGELARLLGIDRDEVVRHRIPIAQKVAASFGVYLVLKGARTLIANPEGQVAINMTGNAGMATGGTGDVLTGLIAGLVAQGVSADLAAKAAVYLHGLSGDLAAEAVGQEAMVASDLMAQIPEAIRQLKSQASLLSCAKSPHSPLGKGRHGEIVGRG
- the acpS gene encoding holo-ACP synthase produces the protein MGIDAVQVGRFERAVARYGDRLLDRLFTATELGRLRSYRSPGRHLAARFAAKEAAFKALRTGWGQGVGWQDVQVVGGGREASGLVLSGRARDVAAHLGITQMLVSLTHDGDYAMAYVVATDGN